One window of the Synechococcus sp. CC9311 genome contains the following:
- a CDS encoding HpsJ family protein translates to MSASPSGSQALRLSFVLRWLGITLVVLLALQMAVLLSAADWADGVFKQLLIERLVNQAPMGLIGLLLMLLGSRLDQPETARPPIRWLVCVISALLAILMIVVVPVSISGNQNLSGESDQTLEQQKGQLEMARQQSANPENVKMLGNQLTQAGQLPADASEEDQVKAAQAFIDKQLAQMEQQIKQGERQRNLAVNQRRFGGTLSAVILAVAFVLLALAAVI, encoded by the coding sequence CTGAGGTGGTTGGGCATCACCCTGGTTGTGCTGCTGGCATTGCAGATGGCTGTGCTTTTGAGTGCAGCCGATTGGGCCGACGGAGTCTTTAAGCAACTGTTAATTGAGCGCTTGGTCAATCAAGCCCCTATGGGGCTGATCGGGCTTTTGCTCATGCTTTTGGGCTCGCGCCTTGACCAACCGGAGACAGCAAGACCTCCAATTCGTTGGTTGGTTTGCGTGATTTCTGCGCTGTTGGCGATTTTGATGATCGTTGTTGTTCCTGTTTCGATCTCAGGCAATCAGAACCTTTCAGGTGAATCGGATCAAACGCTTGAGCAGCAAAAGGGTCAGTTGGAGATGGCTCGTCAGCAATCGGCTAACCCTGAAAACGTGAAAATGCTGGGTAACCAGCTCACTCAGGCAGGACAGTTGCCTGCTGATGCCAGTGAGGAAGACCAGGTCAAAGCTGCTCAGGCTTTCATCGATAAGCAGCTGGCGCAGATGGAACAGCAGATCAAGCAGGGGGAACGTCAGCGCAACCTTGCTGTGAATCAGCGTCGCTTCGGAGGGACCTTGAGTGCGGTGATTCTTGCCGTTGCTTTCGTGCTCTTGGCTCTGGCGGCCGTGATCTAA
- a CDS encoding DUF502 domain-containing protein, with protein MVQSNTRPDLPLSARLQQDLKNDLIAGLLVVIPLATTIWLATTVSRFVLAFLTSIPKQFNPFITLNPLLQDLINLALGLTVPLFAILLIGLMARNIVGRWLLEFGEETLQRIPLAGSVYKTLKQLLATFLRDNSQRFRRVVLVEYPREGLYSVGFVTGEVGPSLQAELTEPLLSVFIPTAPNPTTGWYTLVPEKSVKDLDISVEDAFRTIISAGIVNPDEREAPVNRSFSSLISQLRGSVSPSSSTTGA; from the coding sequence TTGGTGCAGTCCAATACAAGACCTGACCTGCCGCTTAGCGCCAGGCTTCAGCAAGATCTGAAAAACGATTTAATCGCAGGGTTGTTAGTGGTCATTCCGCTAGCAACCACGATTTGGTTAGCAACCACGGTCAGTCGTTTTGTGCTGGCTTTTCTCACTTCGATTCCCAAGCAGTTCAATCCGTTCATCACCCTCAATCCTCTTCTCCAGGATTTGATCAACCTGGCGCTGGGATTAACGGTACCGCTCTTTGCGATTTTGCTCATCGGCCTGATGGCGAGGAATATCGTCGGTCGCTGGTTGCTTGAGTTCGGCGAAGAAACCCTCCAACGCATTCCTCTTGCTGGCTCGGTTTACAAAACCCTGAAACAGCTTCTTGCCACGTTTTTGAGAGATAACTCTCAGCGTTTTCGGCGTGTGGTCTTAGTGGAGTATCCCCGTGAGGGTCTCTACAGCGTGGGCTTTGTGACAGGTGAGGTGGGTCCGTCCCTACAAGCTGAGCTCACTGAGCCCCTTCTTAGTGTGTTTATCCCCACAGCACCAAACCCCACAACGGGCTGGTACACCTTGGTTCCCGAAAAATCTGTCAAAGATCTGGACATTTCAGTGGAAGATGCATTCCGAACGATCATTTCCGCTGGCATTGTGAATCCTGATGAGCGTGAAGCTCCTGTGAATCGAAGTTTTTCCAGCCTGATCTCTCAGCTGAGGGGTTCTGTGTCACCGTCGTCGTCCACCACTGGAGCCTGA